The window CATTTTGTTAACGGTCCTTGTTCTGGGTATTTTTTCCCATAAAATTCATATATTTGTTTTTCTAAGTCTGTAAACATACTAAATAATATTTTATTGTAGTGGTTATTCATTCTCTGTTTATCTAATAAGCGATATAGTCCTTTAAAGTAGAAAAAAACACTGCCCGCTTTAAATCTAACTTCCATATAATATGCCCTTGCAAATCCATAAGATTTTCTATTCCCGTTTAATTGATACTTTACAATAGCCTTTTTTATCGGTTTTCTAAACCCGTAAAAAATTCCAATAAATTTATCCCCTTCTTTAATAGGGTATAAATGTGTTTCCTCAACAATTCTTTCTCCATTAAACAATGCCCTTAATGATACTCGAAATTCCATTCTTTTCTTTTTACTCTTTTTTTTATTCTCATAAACTCCGAATTTATAAACGTCCATCATTATTTTTGTATGGTACATTGCTTTACCATTTTCTTTTTCAATCAAAATAAAGCGTTCTTTATTTTGGCATTCTACTTTACATTTTCCTTTTTTTATAGGTTCTGGTGCAGTTTCCATATTAAATCCTTATACAACTTCTTTTAATATCAAAGAATTATTTTCATTTTTTATTAGTTCTAATAATTCGTAATTATACGTATCAAATAC is drawn from Borreliella afzelii and contains these coding sequences:
- a CDS encoding DUF226 domain-containing protein, encoding METAPEPIKKGKCKVECQNKERFILIEKENGKAMYHTKIMMDVYKFGVYENKKKSKKKRMEFRVSLRALFNGERIVEETHLYPIKEGDKFIGIFYGFRKPIKKAIVKYQLNGNRKSYGFARAYYMEVRFKAGSVFFYFKGLYRLLDKQRMNNHYNKILFSMFTDLEKQIYEFYGKKYPEQGPLTKWILKNLK